The nucleotide window GAGATTACAATGTGGTAAGTAGGATACCAATTTCCAACGTACAGCAAGCTAAATTGGCGGTGACCAACTTCAATATGAATTGTTACATTATGGCAAAGTAAATGGGTTTGTTCCCTTAGAACTATATTTACAGGCACTTAATTTGTGATGAGACTTGGTAAATGAGTTAAAGCCTGGATGTGTAAATGCAGAAAAACATTAAAAGGAAGGAAACACTTATGCataggggtggcaaacgggcaGGGTGGGTTGGATATGGGTAATGTAAAAGCGGATAAATtatccatatttaatacggatagaaAATGATTAACCAGGTGATAATGATGATCACTTTTGAGAGAATTCCTCGtcttccaaacttgaggaacccccaatttgagtcttttgcaaatataaaagttaaactcattagttatccattttttaagtggataatatgaatCTTATCCATATTTAGTCTATTTttaaaaaagttcattatccaacccattttatAGTGGATAATATGAATGGATAACTGTTTATTTTATCCATTTTGCCACCACAACTTATGCAATACAATCATATATACTGAATGAATCTTAGATCAAACCCATATTTctaataaaacaattaaaaatcTCAAAGCTataatatgattcaaacgacctTCACCATAAAATGAGATTGATGAAGTTGTATACAGCCGATACAAAAGTTCAACTACAAATCAAATACACATAATTCTTATGTATAGTTTGTCGGACTTCAAGCGGCAACagtcttattattattattgtaaaaCTCACAAGTCACAACTGATCAAAGAATGTCCATCGCTTTCGCTATCTACATACTAATGAAGCAAATACAATAttaccaaaataaataaataataacagtccataaataaaatactgaaaaaaTTACCCTCATTATCTCCTCTCCTCTTGAAAGAAAAAAacattttaaaggaaattatctggtttgattttccttttttttcctcctttttttttggtttatgtTGCCTACCCAAACTCTCCTTAACTTAAAACAATATTCACAAATAATCTGTATATCTCACGTCCACAGTTATTAATTAATACTTCTAAGTTCCTTAGGGTAAGCTCGATCGCTAGCTATCAAGCTCACACTGAAACATATTGGGCGATGCAAAAGAATCCAAGTCACCAAAAATAATGTTATGCTCCTCAATAAAGCTACTCGACTCTTGGCAATCAAAGTACGTCTGAATATCATCGGGGAAGCTCCGCCGTGGTCTATCCGGCTCCGGTGGCGTCTCCGGACAGTCAGATGCCGATGTTCTTTCAAGCATTTCCTTGAACTTTGAAGACTGCAACAAAAGCCCTAACGCAGATGAAGCCGTGGCACTGGCAGCTGGACATGGCAGCGCCACGGCTGTTGAATCGGAGTTCGagctttgttgttgttgttgttgttgctgttggaGGAAACTAAATTCCATCTTTTCTTTGGTGTTGGGCATGGAATGAATGTCATCAGCGTTGGGGTTAGGGTTTGGTTCAGTATTGTCACTAGGGTTGTTAGTGGTAATAATATTACTATTAGTTTGGTTGGAGGGTCGCAGCCACTTGACATAACGGCTAAGGTCAAAGTTTGTAACTGCGTTTAATCCACGATATTCTATAGCTGCCATATCATATGCTGTTGCTGCTTCCTCTTGAGTAGCTGCATGTGATCAATGCGGAATCAGAAATTTTAATaaggaaattcaaaaaaatatgcaaaagcatCATACTTGATATTCGAACCTATATCCTAAAGTAATTTTTGAATCACATATATTACTATAGTAGAAGCTTTTATGTTTAGGAGATTCAAAatgtttaaaaatatcaaaagaaTGGTTCTCCATCTTGCAGTTTGCTTCTTtagacttttttattttttaaaaaataaaaaaagccgTAGTGCATCTCAATACGGGAAAGTACTTTTGCAATGGACAGAAcaaatttattgttaatataagTATTTAATTCTAGAAAGTTATTTGCATGAGAAATTGGGTGAGATGTTGAAAATAAAGATATGGGGCATGTGATATGAAATCTTAAATAGTCGCAGACCTAGCAGTTGAAAGTTGGTGATCTATATACCCAACAACCAACTATATTCAATTCTTTTTCCTTGCCTTAATCTAACTTCTTAGCTGTTTTGCCTCACTTATTTGACTTATTTTTTGCTTCCATGCATATGATTTTTGCGGCTACAGTAACTAAAAGAGGCCCTCAATTTGTAACTAAACATAACTGTATTCATTTGGCAATACTAATACTGACAAAGAAGTACATGTTAACGACTACATGTAGTGACATGTGGCGATCATCATGCTTATTTTTTAACTGCATTTAAGAATAATATCACAACACTTGGATTGATTTAGGGACAAATGCTTTTGAAAATGATGTCTTTGTAAGGTTGTTTAGGTTAAGCAACCAAAATATATTAATTTTGGAGCACTACCCTCAACTTGCCAAACTTATTTAAAGTTTCTGTCTTTCCTATCTGACACTTTTCATTTAAGCCGGAAACATCAATTTAGGAGGAAGGactaaatttttgtttttattttttgctttttgggtTTTCTACCAAAATGATGAGGGGGTTGGGTTAAAATGGTAAGAGACAACACAGTAAATATATAGAAAACTTCAATTAATAAGAAATACTAGTAAGAATCTCCTACGTACCATATGTTCCAAGGTAGAGATATTTGTTGCCAAACACCCTTCCAATGCGAGCCTCCCATCTTCCATTATTGTGGTGTCTAAAATCAAAAGTAAATTATACTACTTAGAACTTAGAAGAAGATCACCATCGAACACGTAATAGATTTCAAAATAAGCATCCCAAGAATGTGATTTAATAGCTAATAAATCAACTCGAATGCAAATTCTGAAGACTAAGGTTCAATTACATCTTAGCAAAGATAACAATAGGTAATTTTTTCTATCTGCCTAAGTGTTGATGGGTATATTTACATGATACTTATCAGGGGCGGAGCCACAGTAGAGGGTGTGGGTTCACGCGAATCCAGTAACTTTTTCCGAGACCttgtatttgtattgaaaaatttattgtttatacataaatatatcataCCGAACCTAGTAACAAAAGAGGTTTGGGTTCAATGATACGAGTTCTGGGTTCGCTTGGAGAGCACGTGGGTTCGAATCCCTTTGAAAGCAGTGccttattttcttgttttttacaatttttctttttaagaaaccaGAAAGTAAACGATGTTGTAATCCCCAGACAACTTCAAAGTTTAAATTACGCTTTGCCTTCCTTTAAACTACTCCATTTATTCTTTTTAGGGAATAAATAAACCATAAGGTTGTCTCTTCTAATCTTCTTAACTCCAAAATCAAAAAAGCTAGGGTTCTTCCTCTGTTGATCGCTGGCACTGCTACCACAATCAGCCGGAGCCGAACGCCTTCCAACTCTCGCAGTGTATGCTCTTTCTCCCTTAGAAGGTAGAccctatttttcttcttcaactcTTCTTGTTTTTAGTTTCTTAGTGAGACTAACTTGCATTCACATGGAGTGGTCTTATGCCCTTATTAAGAAGAAAATATTCATATGTAGTCAGGGGCGGAGCTACAGTAGAGCTACTGCGACAGTAGTTGAAAACCCAGTGACTTTTTCCGAGACCCTGGATTTATAATTTAGAACTCATACACCTTAAATCCTAGCTCCGCCTATGGTACTTATGTTGGTAGGAGGTATCAGATATCCAATATAATAGTATCGAGCAAGTTAATTCGTACACCAGCTTATCAGTATATGTACTCTCTctggttcacaataagtgaccagtTTCCTTTTAGCACGCCCATTAAGAAAATGTTAAATCCTATACCAAAATACCTAATATGGctaaaccaacaacaacaacaacaacaacaacaacaataacccagtataatcccacttagtggggtctggggagggtagtgtgtacgcagatcttacctctaccctggggtagagagactgttttcaaATAGATCATCGGCATCCtttcctccaagaacttcccactttgctcttggggagacCCTCGGCATCCTAATATGACTAAACCAACCATGTTAAATATTGGTCACATAGTTATAGTGAAGAGTGAGAAAACTTTTTAGGAATATGCAAATAAGGGTAAAGgagtaaaaacaaattgaattttttcttgattacctAACtgaacacttattttgaaccaaaatgaaaaagtaaattggtcacttattgtgcaCCGTAGGGCGTATATAATAAAACTCATCTCTTCTTGTGATGAACTACACAAATATATGAACAGGAGTGTTACAAGTACACGGATGGAAGAAACGTGAAGCATTTAAGAAGAGACCAAAGTTGTTCAACGTGTACCAATATGACATATTTAGATGCCACATTAGCATGAAGGATGGGAAGGGGAGAAGACTCCATAACAGTGCATGGTAGAAACTAGAGAGGCATCATGGGCATCTTAGTACAACTTTTGACATTTTCAAGCTTCATTTATtatgccccccccccccaatccaACTCAAAAACATTACTAGTAGCTGTCAAATGCATGCCAATTATTCCCTTTTTCCTCCCAACAGTTCGAATCTACATCCTTGGACTTGCCATGAATATAGTATTAGTATACTCCCttcggtccataataagtgatcaTTTTACCTTTGGCACACCAATTAAGAAAATACGAACtcctagaaaaaaaaatatattcactaaattaaccttaattaattATTACCTTAACACATtggaatatgtaaataagggcaaattttagaaaaatagaattaattaatttttaattatataaataaacaCTTGTTTTTGACTaaaataaataggtaaaatggTAATTTATTGTGGATCGTAGGGAGTAACTTTTTCTTTCTTCACTCTTTTTTTTGTGGGGGTAGGAGGGGAGGGGACGGGTGAGCTTGTAGCTTTAATGAAATGCAACATTTTTAGATCACGAACATTTTTGCGGCAAGTATTGAGGTCAAACATTTCTCGAGGATACTCTAAGCTTAGGCATACGTACTAATAGTAATTTAATGGTACGTAGCTGGGGAAAATAATGGTACTATACTTAATTGACATAAGGGGCTATTCTCCATCAAGTGATTTTGTACCGGGCATTCAGTGTTATATCAAGAAATTTAATTTGAACTTGTGCTATGAAAATGAACATTTAATTTTTCTCTAAGATGTGGATTAATTACCTTGCTACGCCTCTATATTTTGATACTCCCCTTGAAAACCCATTGCTTTTTCTGCAAATATATATCATgaatacaattttttttattaattagctaagtaaaaattaaagaggaaattaatgattctcttctttttcccggaAATCAGCATGTACCTTCTCAAAGAACCAATATATCCTTCTTTTGATTGAGCTTCCATTTCCTTTAGCTCTTTTTCGTACGTCAACAcctatatttaaaaaataaaagaactgTGATTAGACAAGGTTAAAAAATTCTACATTACCGAGGAAATTAATAAGCAAATTAAAACACAATGTTAGAAGTCCAGATTAATTACGGGGAAATTAAGGACGGTGTCTTGACCCCAATACTTCAACGCCGCCAAATCATATGCATGTGCAGCTGTTTCTTCATCATCGTAAGCCCCtgagaaaaattaaaattcagaaaattaaaaatccattgatgaattcaAAATCTCAGTTGTGAGATACTGTAAAGGTGACATTTGGAATGTATGTAGTATTAAATTTGTGGGCCTTGCGTCGGTAATGTGGAAATGATATATTCATGATGATATTGAAAAAAATTACTACTAGAGTGATAACGATGGAAACTTACCCAAATAAACTGCATTTTAATCGGATTTTGTGATAAGCACGATTTGCGCCAGCGCAACCAAAGTATAAACGCCAAAACAAAAAGGAAACTTTCCATCAATAAAATGTAGTTCAACAACATCATATCTAATAGTAACTGATTTCTAAATAGGTCACTAaccaaatattaaaaattaaaaaaaaaaaaaaaaaaaaaaaaaaagtaagaaggGAAAAAAAATGTCGAACCTTGTCTTCCTTTTTTGTTCTGAGTTTCATTCCAACAATTTTTATCCCATAAATGAGCTTCATATCGGCCCGTCCAGCGGTGCCTATCAATGATCAGCACATTAGTGTGAACTAGATGAAATTAAATAACgcaattaaaatgaaaaaaaaaaatttagagaAAAATATATTATACCGAGTGACTCCTCTGTAAATAGAGCTACGTTGTGGAGGAGAATCTCTGGGAACACTCTTTCGTGTTCGTTTCGCTTTGCCAATGGCGTTGCCATGACCTTTATTACtagaagaagaagacgaagtcGTAGTAGTGGTACCATTCTTCTGATTCGACTTTGAGGTTTTCGCCATGAAAAAAACAGAGTTCGTTTAAATTAGGAATGAGTCCTCCAATAAGAAAGGGGAATGAGATGGATATTTATATGAATAATGATACAAAAATTGGAGTAATAtaataagaaaagatttaatttaatttaattagaaGAGAAGAGAAGGATCGAGGAAAAAGGAAGGTGGCAAAATAGAGGAGGAAAGCCGGCGGAGGAAATGGTGGTTTTTTGTGGATGGCCGTCTCGACTCTTATAAGGCAGGCGAGGCTCTGTTTTGTGTGTTAGCTATTTTGTGCTTCTTCTGAATTTTCTTCACTACTGTTCCTTTgccctttctttttctctctgttttatttgatgttgtttctctttctctctcttttctatGTGTATATTCTTCAGATTGATTTGGCCTTTCCGTTTTTTCTGCCTTGATTTATACTATATCCTTTTACTCAATCAGACTTTCCTAATCTTatttaattctttcttttcttcctttttcctaTTTTAATTTCCCATGCCCCTCTCGCATTTTaggttaaaaattatatatatatatatatatcttcatTATACTATTATCataaaatcagaatcaattatacaCATTCTCAGTTCTCACATTAGTTAATCACATAATTATGGTAAAATAGTATGATTAGAGGTAAACATCGAATGCATTTAAGCTTCTACCGTTTATGATCCACTTTGATCtagaaaagaattttgaaaaaatatatatatatatatatatatatatatataagaaaaggTGAAAGAGTAATACATAATCCCTCTGTTTCagtttatatgaacctatttcctttctGGTCTGTTTCAAAAAAATGActtctttctaaatttggaaacaatttaattTAACcttccaattctacccttaatgagaaacttttataaccacacaaatactccggatccctttttgacttgtttagaaccacaaattcaaaaaatctttatttttttcttaaattttattctcagtcaaacttgttcaaataaactagaacggagggagtaattagGTCGCGAATAGATTCAAACTTGTAATACCACGGTCCAATAATAACATATTGGCCACTGGGCTGCTTTTGCATGGACAGGCCTATCTTTTTGGAAAACGACGGTATGATGCGAGGAAGCCCCGTTCGCGTCAATGATACAACAGGTGATAACTCTTTGACTTCAGGGATGGCCCCATCTCGGCTGTGGATCTAATCAGCTCCATCTGACCGCCAGCCTTTCGAGAGTCATCATAGCTCTTTTGGACCTATACATGCAGCACCCTTTTATCTTTCGACATAGACCCTTCTTCCTTCTTGCGATGCAAAGGCAATGTCAGGGAGTCCGACTCTTCAATCGAAAAAAAGACGGTCGCGTGCGAGTCGGCTGGGAAAACACAAGGAGTAGCAGCAAGGATAGTTTGGAATGGTAAATTTGAAATATTCAAGTATATCAAAATAGGCTGAGCATATATTACTGTGCATTTAATTTCTCTTCCTTACTAAACTTATGCTATGGTTCTTTTGGTAAACAGTAGAATTTTCTCTTGCCATTTTATGCATTGCCGTTTCTAAATTACAGTGTTGACATTTAGCTATATAGACGGTACGAAAATAAAATGTTTTTTGAAATCCATGTTGCATTAAATTAGTAgatacaataaaaaaaaaatgcatAGTAAGGGGAAAATAAACACTCTCTCCGTtaacttttacttgtccactttgAACTTTTCACGtctcttaaaaaataataatgaagtgcataatttaccataatacccatattaattgatacatatttttaatggatttgagaaaatgatttgaaataagTAATTCCAGCTCTCTACCTCCAcaaagtaggggtaaggtatgcatATACACTATTCTCCTTAGACATCACTatgtgggattatattgggtatgttgttgttgtatttgaaatgagtaattaatacaGTGGTATAATAGGAAAAGAGaaagtgtttttttttatttgcttaaagtgacaagtaaaagtgaaaatctatttttagaatactagacaagtaaaaatgaagaGGGGTGACCAAAGGACACCCGGAAGAGGAAACCAGTAAAGTTGAAAGTGAAATTACCATATGTTGAAACAAAATGCAAGAAGCATGAAAATATGAGGACTAAATTTTATATAAGAAAAATAGCTGCCAAAATTTTAAAGATCTATCATCCATTAATCAAAGTTAGTTGTAGCGTTTGAGGGTGTAAGTAAAGTAGGAGCACCTACTTATAACTAGCCACTCCCTATTAATTCCGTATGGCTCCTGAATtattaaattacttagcaaatcTCCAATTAAACAATAATTTGTGGACCACTCCGATTCCTGCTACTATAGCAACAACAACCCTGTTTAATCTCACTTAGTGAGgtttgggaagggtagtgtgtacgcagaccttactcctaccctggggtagagaggctatttccaaataGACATCGGCATCCTTctctccaagaacttcccaccttgctcttggggagactcgaactcagaACCTCTTGATTAGAAGTGAAGGTTGTTTTTACGAtg belongs to Nicotiana tabacum cultivar K326 chromosome 6, ASM71507v2, whole genome shotgun sequence and includes:
- the LOC107804370 gene encoding AP2-like ethylene-responsive transcription factor At1g16060, yielding MAKTSKSNQKNGTTTTTSSSSSSNKGHGNAIGKAKRTRKSVPRDSPPQRSSIYRGVTRHRWTGRYEAHLWDKNCWNETQNKKGRQVYLGAYDDEETAAHAYDLAALKYWGQDTVLNFPVLTYEKELKEMEAQSKEGYIGSLRRKSNGFSRGVSKYRGVARHHNNGRWEARIGRVFGNKYLYLGTYATQEEAATAYDMAAIEYRGLNAVTNFDLSRYVKWLRPSNQTNSNIITTNNPSDNTEPNPNPNADDIHSMPNTKEKMEFSFLQQQQQQQQQSSNSDSTAVALPCPAASATASSALGLLLQSSKFKEMLERTSASDCPETPPEPDRPRRSFPDDIQTYFDCQESSSFIEEHNIIFGDLDSFASPNMFQCELDS